One genomic segment of [Phormidium] sp. ETS-05 includes these proteins:
- a CDS encoding ribulose bisphosphate carboxylase small subunit has protein sequence MPSRRQAAPPTPWSKSLAKPTINESAYVHSFSNIIGDVKIGANVLIAPGTSIRADEGSPFYIGESSNIQDGVVIHGLEQGRVIGDDRNSYSVWIGNNACITHMALIHGPCYVGDDCFIGFRSTVFNARVGAGCIVMMHALIQDVEIPPGKYVPSGAIITNQQQADRLPDVQAADREFAHHVVLVNEALRAGYQCVEDNACIVPIRDELVKSNGAGVYSNGGTSLNRDIVEQVRSLLTQGYRIGTEYADERRFKTGSWQSGTTIQSNREADAIGELEAFIAEHPGEYVRLIGIDPQAKRRVLEAIIQRPGGQTVSSKAPSGAAPASAKSSGAATSTGLSSETVAQVRSLLAQGYRIGTEHADERRFKTSSWKSCTPIQADREADVLRELVACMAEHTGEYVRLIGIDPKAKRRVLQALIQRPGDAVAPKSGSATASAAAPASYSAPSSSGLSQETVEQVRSLLTQGYRIGTENADERRFKTSSWQSGTTIQSSREADAIAELEAFIAEHPGEYVRLIGIDPKAKRRVLEAIIQRPGETVATAKSNGAAPSLSAAAPKASSNGAAPSGLSSDTVAQVRSLLAQGYRIGTEHADERRFKTSSWHSCSPIESSQEGEVLRKLQDCMAEHAGEYVRLIGIDAKAKRRVAETIIQRPTKALATR, from the coding sequence ATGCCATCCCGTAGGCAAGCTGCTCCCCCAACTCCTTGGTCGAAAAGCTTGGCCAAACCAACAATTAATGAAAGCGCTTACGTTCATTCCTTCTCCAATATTATTGGAGATGTGAAAATAGGCGCGAACGTCTTGATCGCTCCGGGCACTTCGATTAGAGCCGATGAAGGCAGCCCATTTTATATCGGCGAAAGCTCGAATATTCAAGATGGGGTGGTAATTCACGGTCTAGAACAAGGTCGGGTGATCGGAGACGATCGCAACAGTTACTCGGTCTGGATTGGTAACAACGCTTGTATTACCCACATGGCCTTGATTCACGGTCCTTGTTATGTGGGTGATGACTGTTTTATTGGTTTCCGCTCGACGGTATTTAATGCCCGAGTGGGAGCTGGCTGCATTGTAATGATGCACGCCTTGATTCAGGATGTGGAAATTCCGCCGGGGAAATATGTCCCATCGGGAGCCATTATCACGAATCAACAACAGGCAGACCGCTTGCCAGATGTGCAAGCTGCCGATCGCGAATTCGCTCACCACGTGGTACTGGTTAACGAGGCTTTGCGTGCCGGATACCAGTGTGTGGAAGACAATGCCTGTATTGTGCCAATTCGAGACGAGCTAGTTAAATCTAATGGGGCTGGTGTTTACAGCAATGGGGGAACAAGTTTGAACAGAGATATAGTAGAGCAAGTACGCTCCCTGCTAACGCAGGGATACCGGATCGGCACGGAATACGCCGACGAACGCCGGTTCAAAACCGGTTCCTGGCAAAGCGGCACTACCATTCAGTCTAACCGGGAAGCCGATGCGATTGGGGAACTGGAAGCATTCATCGCCGAACACCCTGGGGAATATGTGCGGTTGATTGGCATTGACCCGCAAGCCAAACGCCGGGTTTTGGAAGCAATTATCCAGCGTCCCGGCGGCCAAACCGTCTCTAGCAAGGCACCTTCTGGGGCAGCTCCCGCTAGCGCCAAGAGTTCCGGCGCTGCTACCAGCACCGGTCTGAGTTCGGAAACGGTGGCGCAAGTTCGTTCTCTGCTGGCTCAAGGATATCGCATCGGCACCGAACATGCCGACGAGCGTCGCTTCAAGACCAGTTCTTGGAAGAGCTGCACTCCCATTCAAGCGGACAGAGAAGCGGATGTACTGCGCGAGCTGGTCGCTTGTATGGCGGAACACACTGGGGAATATGTCCGCCTGATTGGCATCGACCCGAAAGCAAAACGCCGGGTACTGCAAGCGTTAATCCAACGTCCCGGTGATGCGGTGGCCCCTAAGTCTGGCAGTGCTACGGCATCGGCGGCGGCCCCTGCTAGCTATAGCGCTCCGAGCAGCTCTGGTTTGAGCCAGGAAACCGTGGAGCAAGTGCGCTCGCTTCTGACTCAAGGCTATCGCATCGGGACGGAAAATGCCGACGAGCGCCGGTTTAAAACTAGCTCTTGGCAAAGCGGTACTACCATTCAATCTAGCCGGGAAGCTGATGCGATCGCAGAACTCGAAGCATTCATCGCCGAACACCCCGGGGAATATGTGCGCTTGATTGGCATTGACCCGAAAGCGAAACGCCGCGTGTTGGAAGCAATTATCCAGCGTCCCGGAGAGACCGTGGCTACCGCTAAGTCTAACGGCGCGGCGCCTTCATTGTCTGCAGCGGCGCCGAAAGCGTCGAGCAATGGTGCTGCTCCTTCGGGCCTGAGTTCAGATACGGTAGCACAAGTTCGTTCTCTGTTGGCTCAAGGATATCGCATCGGCACCGAACATGCCGATGAGCGTCGGTTCAAAACCAGTTCTTGGCATAGCTGCTCTCCGATCGAATCCTCTCAGGAAGGGGAAGTTTTGCGCAAATTGCAAGACTGTATGGCAGAACACGCCGGAGAATATGTGCGCCTGATCGGTATCGATGCGAAGGCAAAGCGCCGCGTTGCAGAAACGATTATTCAAAGGCCCACTAAAGCTCTGGCTACTCGCTAA
- a CDS encoding EutN/CcmL family microcompartment protein yields the protein MQIAKVRGTVVSTHKAPSMTGVKLLMLQFIDEDGELLPQYEVAADIVGAGIDEWVLVSRGSAARFDIGSEHRPLDALVVGIIDTVTVENRTLYSKKEQYR from the coding sequence ATGCAAATCGCCAAAGTCAGGGGTACGGTAGTTAGCACCCACAAAGCACCTAGTATGACGGGGGTAAAACTCCTAATGCTGCAATTTATCGACGAGGACGGAGAACTCTTGCCCCAGTACGAAGTCGCAGCAGATATCGTGGGCGCTGGTATTGATGAGTGGGTGCTGGTGAGCCGAGGCAGTGCCGCCCGCTTTGATATCGGCAGCGAGCATCGCCCCCTGGACGCTCTGGTGGTGGGGATTATTGATACGGTGACAGTGGAAAATCGAACCCTGTACAGCAAAAAAGAGCAATATCGGTAA
- a CDS encoding carbon dioxide-concentrating mechanism protein CcmK, which produces MAIAVGMIETLGFPAVVEAADAMVKAARVILVGYEKIGSGRVTVIVRGDVSEVQASVAAGVENVKRVNGGQVLSTHIIARPHENLEYVLPIRYTEAVEQFREGVSEPRSLSRRP; this is translated from the coding sequence ATGGCAATAGCAGTAGGAATGATTGAAACCCTAGGCTTTCCCGCAGTGGTGGAAGCCGCCGACGCGATGGTAAAAGCGGCCCGTGTCATCTTGGTGGGATATGAAAAAATCGGCAGCGGTCGCGTCACTGTCATCGTCCGGGGGGACGTTTCGGAGGTGCAAGCTTCCGTAGCCGCCGGGGTGGAAAACGTTAAGCGCGTCAATGGCGGACAAGTGCTTTCTACCCATATTATTGCGCGTCCTCACGAAAACTTGGAGTATGTCCTGCCAATTCGCTACACAGAGGCGGTGGAACAGTTCCGCGAAGGTGTCAGCGAACCGCGCTCCCTTAGTAGAAGACCCTAG
- a CDS encoding carbon dioxide-concentrating mechanism protein CcmK, whose amino-acid sequence MPIAVGMIETKGFPAVVEAADAMVKAARVTLVGYEKIGSGRVTVIVRGDVSEVQASVAAGVQSANRVNGGEVLSTHIIARPHENLEYVLPIRYTEEVEQFRTY is encoded by the coding sequence ATGCCAATTGCGGTGGGAATGATTGAAACCAAAGGCTTTCCAGCAGTAGTGGAAGCCGCCGACGCGATGGTAAAAGCCGCTCGCGTCACCCTGGTGGGATATGAAAAAATCGGCAGCGGTCGCGTCACTGTCATCGTCAGGGGAGACGTTTCTGAGGTGCAAGCTTCCGTAGCGGCGGGAGTCCAATCGGCGAATCGCGTCAATGGTGGTGAGGTGCTATCCACTCATATTATTGCGCGTCCTCACGAAAACTTGGAGTATGTCCTGCCAATCCGTTATACGGAAGAGGTAGAACAGTTCCGAACTTATTAG
- a CDS encoding NAD(P)H-quinone oxidoreductase subunit F, with protein sequence MRDFLLDSCWFIPLYGLIGAVLTLPWSVGIITKTGPRPAAYFNLFMTVLAFVHGSVAFIHTWNQAPQQLILPWLQVADLNLPLEIEISQVSLGAMELVTGISLLAQLFALGYLEKDWSIARFYGLMGFFEGALAGIAISDSLFLSYGLLEMLTLSTYLLVGFWYAQPLVVTAARDAFLTKRVGDIILLMGIVALSSYGEGLTFSELESWALSSSIPPLTATLLGLALIAGPTGKCAQFPLNLWLDEAMEGPNPASIMRNSVVVASGAYVLIKLHPALALSPVALDVLVILGTLTAVGSSLMAIAQIDIKRTLSHSTSAYLGLVFVAVGQGHVDVALMLLLTHAVAKALLFMSAGAIISTTQNQNITEMGGLWSRMPATTTAFVVGTAGLLSLFPLGTFWAMRRWVNGFWEMPWWLLTILLFVNAMSALNLTRVFRLVFLGEAQQKTRRAPEVPWPMAVPMVSLSIVVFLVPLMLQQWQLLLSWTGPWAATGRVGIQIETLLLLLSGLLGVVFGLSIDLSRRWVRPAAKVLRFLQDLFAYDFYIDRLYRLTVVWAVDTFAKITSWFDRYVVDGLVNLVGIAAIFGGQALKYSVSGQSQAYLLTIVIGVGLLFLLMLGWQ encoded by the coding sequence ATGAGGGATTTTCTGCTGGATAGTTGCTGGTTTATACCCTTATACGGATTAATCGGGGCGGTTTTGACGTTGCCTTGGTCGGTGGGAATCATAACGAAGACAGGCCCTCGCCCAGCGGCATACTTTAATTTATTTATGACTGTCTTGGCTTTTGTGCATGGTTCTGTTGCCTTTATCCATACTTGGAACCAAGCACCACAGCAGTTGATATTGCCCTGGCTGCAAGTGGCAGATTTAAACTTGCCCTTGGAGATTGAAATATCTCAGGTGAGCCTCGGGGCGATGGAGCTAGTGACGGGCATCAGCCTGCTAGCGCAACTGTTCGCCCTAGGATATCTGGAAAAAGACTGGTCTATAGCGCGCTTCTATGGGTTGATGGGGTTTTTTGAGGGGGCCTTGGCGGGTATCGCCATTAGCGATTCCCTCTTCCTCAGCTATGGACTCTTAGAAATGCTCACTTTGTCCACCTATCTCCTAGTGGGGTTTTGGTACGCTCAGCCTTTAGTAGTCACTGCAGCTAGGGACGCATTTTTAACCAAGCGGGTGGGAGATATCATCCTCCTAATGGGGATTGTGGCGCTGTCGAGCTATGGAGAGGGATTAACTTTCAGCGAGCTAGAAAGTTGGGCGCTCTCTTCGAGTATCCCGCCGCTGACGGCAACTTTGTTGGGTTTAGCCCTGATTGCCGGACCTACGGGTAAATGTGCCCAATTTCCCCTAAACCTCTGGCTGGATGAGGCGATGGAAGGACCGAACCCAGCTTCAATTATGCGAAATTCGGTGGTGGTGGCATCTGGTGCTTATGTGCTGATTAAACTGCACCCGGCGTTAGCGCTTTCCCCTGTGGCTTTGGATGTGCTGGTAATTTTGGGGACGTTGACGGCTGTGGGATCCTCCCTGATGGCGATCGCCCAAATCGATATCAAACGCACTCTCTCCCACTCCACCAGCGCCTACTTAGGCTTAGTCTTTGTGGCGGTGGGGCAAGGTCACGTAGATGTAGCCCTGATGTTGCTGCTCACTCACGCCGTTGCCAAAGCGCTACTGTTTATGAGCGCAGGCGCCATCATTTCCACCACCCAAAACCAAAACATCACGGAAATGGGAGGACTCTGGTCCCGGATGCCCGCCACCACCACTGCGTTTGTAGTGGGCACTGCTGGATTACTTTCCCTCTTCCCCTTGGGCACTTTCTGGGCAATGCGGCGATGGGTGAATGGTTTCTGGGAAATGCCTTGGTGGCTACTCACCATCTTGCTATTTGTCAACGCTATGAGCGCCTTAAACCTGACTCGGGTTTTCCGGCTGGTATTTTTGGGCGAAGCACAACAGAAAACCAGGCGGGCGCCCGAGGTGCCTTGGCCGATGGCGGTCCCGATGGTGTCTTTGTCAATTGTGGTGTTCCTGGTGCCTTTGATGTTGCAGCAGTGGCAACTACTCCTAAGCTGGACTGGTCCTTGGGCTGCTACCGGGCGCGTGGGAATTCAAATCGAAACCCTCCTGTTGCTGTTATCGGGCTTGTTGGGAGTAGTTTTCGGCTTGAGCATTGATTTATCTCGCCGTTGGGTTCGCCCTGCGGCGAAAGTGCTGCGCTTCCTCCAGGATTTATTTGCTTATGACTTTTACATCGATCGCCTCTATCGCCTCACGGTGGTTTGGGCGGTTGATACTTTTGCCAAAATTACCTCTTGGTTTGACCGCTACGTGGTCGATGGTTTGGTCAACTTAGTAGGAATAGCCGCCATTTTCGGCGGTCAAGCCTTAAAATACAGCGTTTCCGGCCAGTCCCAAGCCTATCTGCTGACCATCGTGATCGGAGTTGGTTTGCTGTTCTTGCTGATGTTGGGATGGCAATAA
- a CDS encoding NADH-quinone oxidoreductase subunit M has protein sequence MLSVLIWVPLIGAAIVAWWPGQMSSLHLRRVALAITLGLLVWNIAIVTQFHPSLDGMQLSEYVPWIEQIGFNYQVGIDGISLPLVCLNSLLTVVAIYSSDRHIDRPRLYYALLLLINFGVTGTFLAQDLLLFFLFYELELIPLYFLIAIWGGERRAYAATKFLLYTALSGILVLASFLGVVWSSGAATFGYEPLREAVLPLGTQIILLSGLLVAFGIKIPFFPFHTWLPDAHVEASTPISVLLAGVLLKLGTYGLLRFGLGLFPEAWQLLAPWLATWAAVSALYGALAAISQKDMKKVVAYSSIAHMAFILLAFAAATPLSLVASVSQMVSHGLISALLFLLVGVVAKKTGTRDVDQLRGLLNPERGLPLIGSLMILAAMASAGIPGMVGFIAEFMLFRGSFPVFPVQTLFCMVGTGLTAVYFLLMINKVFFGRLSERMENLPRVYWSDRLPAVALAIVVVIFGLQPNWLVRWSEHHTNALVLGSQPGKTGLATPVNPPISGVIDN, from the coding sequence ATGCTCAGTGTTTTAATCTGGGTGCCTCTGATCGGTGCCGCGATCGTTGCCTGGTGGCCGGGACAGATGTCATCCCTTCATCTGCGGCGGGTTGCCCTGGCCATCACTCTGGGCTTGCTCGTCTGGAATATCGCCATTGTTACCCAGTTCCACCCGAGTTTGGACGGGATGCAGCTATCGGAATATGTGCCGTGGATTGAACAAATCGGCTTTAACTATCAGGTGGGGATAGATGGTATATCTTTGCCCCTGGTATGTTTAAACAGCCTGCTCACTGTAGTGGCAATTTACAGCAGCGATCGCCATATCGATCGCCCCCGCCTTTACTACGCCCTACTGCTCCTAATTAACTTCGGCGTTACCGGCACCTTCCTCGCCCAAGATTTGCTCCTGTTTTTCCTGTTCTACGAACTAGAACTAATTCCCCTGTACTTTCTCATCGCCATTTGGGGAGGAGAACGCCGCGCCTACGCCGCCACCAAATTCCTTCTCTACACCGCCCTTTCCGGCATCTTAGTGCTGGCCTCATTTTTGGGCGTCGTCTGGTCTAGTGGCGCCGCTACCTTTGGTTATGAACCCCTGCGGGAAGCCGTTCTCCCCTTGGGCACCCAAATTATCCTCCTTTCTGGACTATTAGTGGCTTTTGGGATTAAAATTCCCTTCTTTCCCTTCCACACCTGGCTACCAGATGCCCACGTGGAGGCTTCTACCCCCATTTCCGTCCTCCTGGCGGGAGTGCTGTTGAAACTAGGCACCTACGGGTTACTGCGCTTTGGCTTGGGATTGTTTCCCGAAGCATGGCAGCTACTGGCCCCGTGGCTGGCTACTTGGGCGGCGGTAAGTGCTTTGTATGGAGCATTAGCCGCCATTTCCCAAAAAGATATGAAAAAAGTGGTGGCTTACTCCTCGATCGCCCATATGGCATTTATCCTGTTGGCATTCGCCGCCGCCACCCCCCTGAGTCTCGTTGCTTCCGTGTCCCAAATGGTCAGCCACGGTTTAATATCAGCATTACTGTTCCTCTTGGTGGGGGTAGTGGCCAAAAAAACTGGCACTCGGGATGTGGACCAGTTGCGGGGTTTGCTCAACCCCGAGCGGGGTTTACCTCTCATTGGCAGTTTGATGATTTTGGCGGCGATGGCGAGTGCTGGTATCCCTGGAATGGTAGGGTTTATCGCCGAATTCATGCTGTTTCGGGGCAGTTTCCCCGTGTTTCCGGTGCAAACTCTCTTCTGTATGGTGGGCACTGGCTTAACTGCGGTTTACTTTTTGCTGATGATTAATAAGGTGTTTTTTGGCCGCTTGTCGGAGCGGATGGAAAACTTGCCCCGGGTTTATTGGAGCGATCGTCTCCCCGCTGTGGCTTTAGCGATCGTCGTGGTCATCTTCGGACTGCAACCTAATTGGTTAGTCCGCTGGAGCGAACATCACACCAACGCTCTCGTCCTGGGGTCACAGCCGGGAAAAACCGGGTTGGCGACTCCGGTTAATCCTCCTATTTCGGGGGTAATTGATAATTGA
- a CDS encoding CO2 hydration protein, whose amino-acid sequence MVSLNIPLSKHPLAEYIYRLESGEAMLHDSPDNVLEVVGILKSYGVVLDAYSRNLIYIADHQFLVLFPFFKYFNGEVSFKKLLRYWWHDRINFEYAEYCMRAMLWHGGGGLDNYVDSPEFKAIAEKVISAKLKGNFVMLSLHRLFPEFLPEQIRQLCYYSALGQFWRVMSDMFIELSDRYDRKEITSIPQVVQHIQDGLVAAANQPITYQVTINGQVYEIIPPSVGLTFLMDTAVPYVEAVFFRGTPFPGTVSYNAQAAQIPFEQSDFIYGALYADPLPIGGAGIPPTLLMQDMRHFLPPYLHDIYRRGRREEDDLRVQICQSFQKSMFCVTTAAIRGLAPHPLDTSDPEQQRANRTYLENWMNRFIPSRLVDVNRG is encoded by the coding sequence ATGGTCAGCCTTAATATTCCCCTATCTAAACATCCCCTTGCCGAATATATCTACCGGTTGGAATCGGGAGAGGCCATGCTCCATGATTCTCCTGACAACGTTTTAGAAGTAGTCGGCATTCTCAAAAGTTATGGCGTCGTGTTAGATGCCTACTCCCGCAACCTCATTTATATTGCAGACCATCAGTTTTTGGTTTTATTTCCCTTTTTTAAATACTTCAACGGTGAAGTATCTTTTAAAAAATTGCTCCGCTATTGGTGGCACGATCGGATAAATTTTGAATACGCCGAATACTGCATGCGCGCTATGCTGTGGCATGGGGGCGGTGGGCTGGATAACTACGTGGATTCACCCGAATTTAAAGCCATTGCCGAAAAGGTGATTTCTGCCAAATTAAAAGGCAATTTTGTGATGCTGTCTTTACACCGACTGTTTCCCGAATTTTTGCCAGAACAAATCCGCCAATTATGCTATTATAGTGCATTGGGGCAATTTTGGCGGGTGATGAGCGATATGTTTATCGAATTGTCCGATCGCTATGACCGCAAAGAAATCACCTCTATCCCCCAAGTGGTACAGCATATTCAGGATGGTTTAGTCGCCGCCGCCAACCAACCAATCACCTACCAAGTCACCATTAATGGCCAAGTTTATGAAATCATTCCCCCATCTGTGGGCTTAACCTTCCTGATGGATACCGCCGTTCCCTATGTGGAAGCGGTTTTCTTCCGAGGTACTCCTTTCCCAGGTACAGTTTCCTATAACGCCCAAGCCGCGCAAATTCCTTTTGAGCAATCAGATTTTATCTATGGGGCTTTGTATGCGGACCCATTGCCGATCGGCGGTGCAGGCATTCCCCCCACCTTGCTGATGCAGGATATGCGCCACTTTCTCCCCCCATATTTGCACGATATCTACCGTCGTGGGCGACGAGAAGAAGACGACCTGCGGGTACAAATCTGCCAGAGCTTCCAAAAATCCATGTTTTGCGTCACCACCGCCGCCATTCGGGGTTTAGCTCCCCATCCTCTAGATACTTCCGACCCCGAACAGCAGCGTGCCAACCGGACTTATTTAGAAAATTGGATGAATCGCTTTATCCCTTCTCGCTTGGTTGATGTGAACCGGGGTTAG
- a CDS encoding NfeD family protein — MFNLFKLQTYAGLQDSYSTNSNLKFIIGNPGEKAVVTETIVGPHQKGRVRFRGSWWSARCLEEAVIMAGEAVVVVGISQITLIVEPIGGFSTDM, encoded by the coding sequence ATGTTTAATTTGTTCAAGCTGCAAACTTACGCGGGATTGCAAGATAGCTATTCAACCAACTCTAATCTAAAATTCATCATCGGGAACCCTGGGGAAAAAGCTGTGGTGACTGAGACGATCGTTGGTCCGCATCAAAAAGGGCGAGTGCGTTTCCGGGGCAGTTGGTGGTCAGCTCGCTGTTTGGAAGAGGCAGTAATTATGGCGGGTGAAGCGGTGGTGGTGGTGGGAATTTCCCAAATCACTCTCATTGTGGAACCAATTGGCGGGTTTAGCACCGATATGTAA
- a CDS encoding LysR family transcriptional regulator, producing MKQVTLHQLKVFEAAARHGSFTRAAEELFLTQPSISMQVKQLSKSVGMPLFEQVGKRLYLTEAGKELLTLSRDIFDRLSQFEMTVANLKGLKQGQLRIAAVTTAKYVIPRLLGPFCHRYPGIDVSLQVVNHEVLLERLQNNEDDLYILSQPPIATDLVCHQFLENPLVVMASADHPLAQEKNIPLHRLNGESFIMREPGSGTRHAVQELFEKHKIKVKVRLVLGNNEAIKQAIVGGLGISVLSSHVLALEGANRQLTILDVEGFPITRHWYVIYPASKQLSVVAQTFFDYLLDEGKTIAETTSALKVSTSN from the coding sequence TTGAAGCAGGTAACGCTGCATCAGTTAAAGGTGTTTGAAGCGGCGGCTCGGCATGGCAGTTTCACCCGAGCGGCGGAGGAGCTGTTTCTTACTCAACCGTCCATATCGATGCAGGTGAAGCAGCTATCGAAGTCGGTGGGGATGCCTCTGTTCGAGCAAGTGGGCAAGCGGCTATATCTGACGGAAGCTGGCAAAGAGTTGCTGACTTTGAGTCGGGATATATTCGATCGCCTCTCCCAGTTTGAAATGACGGTGGCGAACCTCAAGGGCTTGAAGCAAGGGCAGTTGCGCATTGCGGCTGTCACCACGGCTAAATATGTGATTCCCCGGTTGCTCGGTCCTTTTTGCCATCGCTACCCGGGGATTGATGTTTCTCTACAGGTGGTAAATCACGAGGTTTTGCTGGAACGACTGCAAAATAATGAGGATGATTTGTACATTCTCAGCCAACCACCGATCGCCACGGACTTGGTTTGCCATCAGTTTCTGGAAAATCCTTTGGTGGTGATGGCATCAGCGGATCATCCTCTAGCTCAGGAAAAGAATATCCCCCTACACCGCCTGAATGGGGAATCTTTTATTATGCGCGAACCGGGTTCTGGCACCCGCCACGCGGTGCAAGAGCTGTTCGAGAAGCATAAAATCAAGGTCAAGGTGCGGTTAGTGTTGGGGAATAATGAGGCAATTAAGCAGGCGATCGTTGGTGGGTTGGGCATCTCGGTTCTTTCCAGCCATGTCTTAGCTCTCGAAGGTGCTAACCGACAACTCACTATCCTGGATGTGGAAGGTTTCCCCATTACTCGTCACTGGTATGTGATTTACCCGGCTAGCAAGCAACTCTCTGTCGTTGCCCAAACTTTTTTTGATTACTTGCTCGATGAAGGTAAAACGATCGCTGAAACTACCAGCGCACTCAAAGTTAGCACCAGCAATTAA
- a CDS encoding 2-keto-4-pentenoate hydratase, translating into MLRQSGAVLSPDVGARPITEGDLLVRVGSDEINQARTLQEVLAGLDAVIPFIEIADLFYGEDVAVNGGAIAAINVGARLGIIGEPIPISPTPEWENRLANMRLEIFDANGNLLESGNGTALLGHPLNVVLWLKDALNAEGKQLKKGDLISLGTITKPIPVQPNTTIRAKYIGLDPNGAVEIFVQFSSRSAL; encoded by the coding sequence ATGCTCCGGCAAAGTGGCGCCGTCCTCAGCCCGGATGTGGGGGCACGCCCCATCACCGAGGGAGATTTGCTGGTGCGGGTTGGGAGCGATGAAATCAACCAAGCCCGCACCCTGCAAGAGGTTTTAGCTGGTTTAGATGCGGTGATTCCGTTTATTGAAATTGCCGATTTATTTTATGGTGAAGATGTGGCGGTGAATGGGGGGGCGATCGCCGCCATCAACGTCGGCGCTCGTCTGGGCATCATCGGCGAACCCATCCCCATCTCACCAACCCCCGAATGGGAAAATCGCTTGGCAAATATGCGCTTAGAAATATTCGACGCCAACGGCAATCTCCTCGAATCTGGCAACGGCACCGCCCTCCTCGGTCATCCCCTCAATGTGGTACTCTGGCTGAAAGACGCCCTCAACGCCGAAGGCAAACAACTCAAAAAAGGCGACCTCATCTCCTTGGGCACCATAACCAAACCTATACCCGTACAGCCCAACACCACTATCCGCGCCAAATACATCGGTTTAGACCCCAATGGCGCCGTAGAAATATTTGTCCAGTTTTCCTCCCGATCGGCTCTTTAA